From Pseudomonas sp. stari2, a single genomic window includes:
- the rpoB gene encoding DNA-directed RNA polymerase subunit beta, which produces MAYSYTEKKRIRKDFSKLPDVMDVPYLLAIQLDSYREFLQAGATKDQFRDVGLHAAFKSVFPIISYSGNAALEYVGYRLGEPAFDVKECVLRGVTFAVPLRVKVRLIIFDKESSNKAIKDIKEQEVYMGEIPLMTENGTFVINGTERVIVSQLHRSPGVFFDHDRGKTHSSGKLLYSARIIPYRGSWLDFEFDPKDCVFVRIDRRRKLPASVLLRALGYTTEEVLDAFYTTNVFHVKGETLSLELVPQRLRGEVAVLDIQDDKGKVIVEQGRRITARHINQLEKAGIKELDVPLDYVLGRTTAKVIVHPATGEILAECNTELTAEVLAKVAKAGVVRIETLYTNDIDCGPFVSDTLKIDSTSNQLEALVEIYRMMRPGEPPTKDAAETLFNNLFFSPERYDLSAVGRMKFNRRIGRTEIEGSGVLCKEDIVAVLKTLVDIRNGKGIVDDIDHLGNRRVRCVGEMAENQFRVGLVRVERAVKERLSMAESEGLMPQDLINAKPVAAAVKEFFGSSQLSQFMDQNNPLSEITHKRRVSALGPGGLTRERAGFEVRDVHPTHYGRVCPIETPEGPNIGLINSLAAYARTNQYGFLESPYRVVKEGVVTDEIVFLSAIEEADHVIAQASATMNDQKVLIDELVAVRHLNEFTVKAPEEVTLMDVSPKQVVSVAASLIPFLEHDDANRALMGSNMQRQAVPTLRADKPLVGTGMERNVARDSGVCVVARRGGVIDSVDASRIVVRVADDEVETGEAGVDIYNLTKYTRSNQNTCINQRPLVSKGDRVQRSDIMADGPSTDMGELALGQNMRIAFMAWNGFNFEDSICLSERVVQEDRFTTIHIQELTCVARDTKLGPEEITADIPNVGEAALNKLDEAGIVYVGAEVGAGDILVGKVTPKGETQLTPEEKLLRAIFGEKASDVKDTSLRVPTGTKGTVIDVQVFTRDGVERDARALSIEKTQLDEIRKDLNEEFRIVEGATFERLRSALVGHKAEGGAGLKKGQDITDEVLDGLEHGQWFKLRMAEDALNEQLEKAQAYIVDRRRLLDDKFEDKKRKLQQGDDLAPGVLKIVKVYLAIRRRIQPGDKMAGRHGNKGVVSVIMPVEDMPHDANGTPVDVVLNPLGVPSRMNVGQILETHLGLAAKGLGEKINRMVEEQRKVAELRTFLDEIYNQIGGRNEDLDSFSDQEILDLAKNLRGGVPMATPVFDGAKESEIKAMLKLADLPESGQMQLTDGRTGNKFERPVTVGYMYMLKLNHLVDDKMHARSTGSYSLVTQQPLGGKAQFGGQRFGEMEVWALEAYGAAYTLQEMLTVKSDDVNGRTKMYKNIVDGDHRMEPGMPESFNVLIKEIRSLGIDIDLETE; this is translated from the coding sequence ATGGCTTACTCATATACTGAGAAAAAACGTATCCGCAAGGACTTTAGCAAGTTGCCGGACGTCATGGATGTGCCTTACCTCCTGGCCATCCAGCTGGATTCGTATCGTGAATTCTTGCAAGCGGGAGCGACTAAAGATCAGTTCCGCGACGTGGGCCTGCATGCGGCCTTCAAATCCGTTTTCCCGATCATCAGCTACTCCGGCAATGCTGCGCTGGAGTACGTCGGTTATCGCCTGGGCGAACCGGCATTTGATGTCAAAGAATGCGTATTGCGCGGTGTAACTTTCGCCGTACCTTTGCGGGTAAAAGTGCGCCTGATCATTTTCGACAAAGAATCGTCGAACAAAGCGATCAAGGACATCAAAGAGCAAGAAGTCTACATGGGTGAAATCCCCCTGATGACTGAGAACGGTACCTTCGTAATCAACGGTACCGAGCGTGTGATCGTTTCCCAGTTGCACCGCTCTCCGGGCGTGTTCTTCGACCACGACCGTGGCAAGACGCACAGCTCCGGCAAACTGCTGTACTCCGCACGCATCATTCCTTACCGCGGTTCGTGGCTGGACTTCGAGTTTGACCCGAAGGACTGCGTATTCGTACGTATCGACCGTCGTCGCAAGCTGCCGGCCTCGGTTCTGCTGCGCGCGCTCGGCTATACCACCGAAGAAGTGCTGGACGCGTTCTATACCACCAACGTATTCCACGTTAAGGGCGAGACCCTGAGCCTGGAACTGGTGCCTCAGCGCCTGCGTGGTGAAGTTGCAGTCCTCGATATTCAGGACGACAAAGGCAAGGTAATTGTCGAGCAGGGTCGTCGTATCACTGCCCGTCACATCAACCAGCTGGAAAAAGCCGGGATCAAAGAGCTGGACGTGCCTCTGGACTACGTCCTGGGCCGCACCACCGCCAAGGTCATCGTGCATCCGGCAACCGGCGAAATCCTGGCAGAGTGCAACACCGAGCTGACGGCCGAAGTCCTGGCTAAAGTCGCCAAGGCTGGTGTCGTTCGCATCGAAACGCTGTACACCAACGATATCGACTGCGGTCCGTTCGTCTCTGACACTCTGAAGATCGACTCCACCAGCAACCAGTTGGAAGCGCTGGTCGAAATCTATCGCATGATGCGTCCAGGCGAGCCGCCAACCAAAGACGCTGCCGAAACCCTGTTCAACAACCTGTTCTTCAGTCCTGAGCGCTATGACCTGTCTGCGGTCGGCCGGATGAAGTTCAACCGTCGTATCGGTCGTACCGAGATCGAAGGTTCGGGCGTGCTGTGCAAGGAAGACATCGTCGCGGTACTGAAGACTCTGGTCGACATCCGTAACGGTAAAGGCATTGTCGACGACATCGACCACCTGGGTAACCGTCGTGTTCGCTGCGTAGGCGAAATGGCCGAGAACCAGTTCCGCGTTGGCCTGGTACGTGTTGAGCGTGCGGTCAAAGAGCGTCTGTCGATGGCTGAAAGCGAAGGCCTGATGCCGCAAGACCTGATCAACGCCAAGCCAGTGGCTGCGGCGGTGAAAGAGTTCTTCGGTTCCAGCCAGCTGTCGCAGTTCATGGACCAGAACAACCCGCTGTCCGAGATTACCCACAAGCGTCGTGTCTCCGCACTCGGCCCTGGTGGTCTGACTCGTGAGCGCGCGGGCTTCGAAGTTCGTGACGTACACCCGACTCACTACGGTCGTGTTTGCCCGATCGAAACGCCGGAAGGTCCGAACATCGGTCTGATCAACTCCCTGGCAGCTTACGCTCGCACCAACCAGTATGGCTTCCTCGAGAGCCCGTACCGTGTGGTGAAAGAGGGTGTGGTTACCGACGAGATCGTGTTCCTGTCCGCTATTGAAGAAGCCGATCACGTGATCGCGCAGGCTTCGGCGACCATGAACGACCAGAAAGTCCTGATCGACGAACTGGTAGCTGTACGTCACCTGAACGAATTCACCGTCAAGGCGCCTGAAGAAGTCACCCTGATGGACGTTTCGCCGAAGCAGGTAGTTTCGGTTGCAGCGTCGCTGATTCCGTTCCTCGAGCACGACGACGCCAACCGTGCGTTGATGGGTTCGAACATGCAGCGTCAGGCTGTACCAACGCTGCGTGCCGACAAGCCGCTGGTAGGTACCGGCATGGAGCGTAACGTGGCTCGCGACTCCGGCGTTTGCGTCGTGGCTCGTCGTGGCGGCGTGATCGACTCTGTCGATGCCAGCCGTATCGTGGTCCGTGTTGCCGACGACGAAGTTGAAACCGGTGAAGCCGGTGTCGACATCTACAACCTGACCAAATACACCCGCTCGAACCAGAACACCTGCATCAACCAGCGTCCGCTGGTGAGCAAGGGTGATCGCGTTCAGCGTAGCGACATCATGGCCGACGGCCCGTCCACCGACATGGGTGAACTGGCTCTGGGTCAGAACATGCGCATCGCCTTCATGGCATGGAACGGCTTCAACTTCGAAGACTCCATCTGCCTGTCCGAGCGCGTGGTTCAGGAAGACCGCTTCACCACGATCCACATCCAGGAACTGACCTGTGTGGCTCGTGACACCAAGCTTGGGCCAGAGGAAATCACTGCGGATATCCCGAACGTGGGTGAAGCTGCACTGAACAAGCTGGACGAAGCCGGTATCGTTTACGTAGGTGCTGAAGTTGGCGCAGGCGACATTCTGGTAGGTAAGGTCACTCCGAAAGGCGAGACTCAGCTGACTCCGGAAGAAAAACTGCTGCGCGCGATCTTCGGTGAAAAAGCCAGCGACGTTAAAGACACCTCCCTGCGTGTACCTACCGGTACCAAAGGTACTGTCATCGACGTGCAGGTCTTCACTCGTGACGGCGTTGAGCGTGATGCTCGTGCCCTGTCGATCGAGAAGACCCAGCTGGACGAGATCCGCAAGGATCTGAACGAAGAGTTCCGCATCGTTGAAGGCGCGACCTTCGAACGTCTGCGTTCCGCTCTGGTTGGCCACAAGGCTGAAGGCGGCGCAGGCCTGAAGAAAGGTCAGGACATCACCGACGAAGTACTCGACGGTCTTGAGCATGGTCAGTGGTTCAAGCTGCGCATGGCTGAAGATGCTCTGAACGAGCAGCTCGAGAAGGCTCAGGCCTACATCGTTGATCGTCGCCGTCTGCTGGACGACAAGTTCGAAGACAAGAAGCGCAAACTGCAGCAGGGCGATGACCTGGCGCCAGGCGTGCTGAAGATCGTCAAGGTTTACCTGGCAATCCGTCGTCGCATCCAGCCGGGCGACAAGATGGCCGGTCGTCACGGTAACAAAGGTGTGGTCTCCGTGATCATGCCGGTTGAAGACATGCCGCACGATGCCAATGGCACCCCGGTCGACGTCGTCCTCAACCCGCTGGGCGTACCTTCGCGTATGAACGTTGGTCAGATCCTTGAAACCCACCTGGGCCTCGCGGCCAAAGGTCTGGGCGAGAAGATCAACCGGATGGTCGAAGAGCAGCGTAAAGTCGCTGAACTGCGTACCTTCTTGGACGAGATCTACAACCAGATCGGCGGTCGTAACGAAGATCTGGACAGCTTCTCCGATCAGGAAATCCTGGATCTGGCGAAGAACCTGCGTGGCGGTGTTCCAATGGCCACTCCAGTGTTCGACGGTGCCAAGGAAAGCGAAATCAAGGCCATGCTGAAACTGGCAGACCTGCCAGAAAGCGGCCAGATGCAGCTGACCGACGGCCGTACCGGCAACAAGTTTGAGCGTCCAGTTACCGTTGGCTACATGTACATGCTGAAGCTGAACCACTTGGTAGACGACAAGATGCACGCGCGTTCTACCGGTTCGTACAGCCTGGTTACCCAGCAGCCGCTGGGTGGTAAGGCGCAGTTCGGTGGTCAGCGTTTCGGGGAGATGGAGGTCTGGGCACTGGAAGCATACGGTGCTGCTTACACTCTGCAAGAAATGCTCACAGTGAAGTCGGACGATGTGAACGGCCGTACCAAGATGTACAAAAACATCGTGGACGGCGATCACCGTATGGAGCCGGGCATGCCCGAGTCCTTCAACGTGTTGATCAAGGAAATTCGTTCCCTCGGCATCGATATCGATCTGGAAACCGAATAA
- the rplL gene encoding 50S ribosomal protein L7/L12: protein MSLTNEQIIEAIGQKTVLEVVELIKAMEETFGVTAAVAAAGPAAAAAVVEEQTEFNVVLVEAGEKKVNVIKAVRELTGLGLKEAKEKVDGAPQVVAEGVSKEAAEDAKKKLEEAGAKVELK, encoded by the coding sequence ATGTCTCTGACTAACGAACAAATCATCGAAGCAATCGGCCAGAAAACCGTTCTGGAAGTTGTTGAGCTGATCAAAGCAATGGAAGAAACCTTCGGCGTGACCGCTGCTGTTGCTGCTGCTGGTCCAGCTGCTGCTGCCGCTGTTGTTGAAGAGCAAACCGAGTTCAACGTTGTTCTGGTTGAAGCCGGCGAGAAGAAAGTAAACGTGATCAAGGCAGTTCGTGAACTGACCGGTCTGGGCCTGAAAGAAGCCAAAGAGAAAGTCGACGGCGCTCCTCAGGTTGTAGCTGAAGGCGTTTCGAAAGAAGCTGCTGAAGACGCTAAGAAGAAGCTGGAAGAAGCAGGCGCTAAAGTCGAGCTGAAGTAA
- the rplJ gene encoding 50S ribosomal protein L10, which produces MAINLEDKKAIVAEVNEAAKVALSAVVVDARGVTVGAMTGLRKEAREAGVYVRVVRNTLLKRAVAGTSYEVLNDAFTGPTLIAFSNEHPGAAARLFKEFAKGQDKFEIKAASFEGKFLAANEIDVLASLPTRDEAIAKLMSVIQGATSKLARTLAAIRDQKEAAAA; this is translated from the coding sequence GTGGCAATTAATCTCGAAGACAAGAAGGCCATCGTCGCTGAAGTCAACGAGGCTGCCAAAGTCGCTCTGTCCGCTGTCGTGGTTGATGCCCGTGGCGTAACAGTAGGCGCAATGACCGGACTCCGTAAAGAGGCTCGTGAAGCTGGCGTTTACGTACGTGTTGTACGTAACACCCTGCTCAAGCGCGCTGTTGCCGGCACTTCGTATGAAGTGCTGAACGACGCGTTCACCGGCCCGACCCTGATCGCATTCTCCAACGAACACCCGGGCGCTGCTGCTCGTCTGTTCAAGGAATTTGCCAAGGGTCAGGATAAGTTCGAGATCAAGGCAGCTTCGTTCGAGGGCAAGTTCCTCGCAGCGAATGAGATCGACGTGCTGGCAAGCCTGCCAACTCGCGACGAAGCTATTGCGAAACTGATGAGCGTGATTCAAGGCGCTACCAGCAAGCTGGCTCGTACTCTGGCGGCAATTCGCGATCAGAAAGAAGCAGCTGCAGCCTGA
- the rplA gene encoding 50S ribosomal protein L1 has product MAKLTKRQKAIAEKIEAGKSYNFEEAATLLASLPAAKFVESFDVAVNLGVDPRKSDQVVRSATVLPHGTGKTVRVAVFTQGPAAEAALAAGADRVGMDELAAEMKGGDLNYDVVIASPDAMRVVGQLGQILGPRGLMPNPKVGTVTPDVATAVKNAKAGQVRYRTDKNGIIHTSVGKIGFDAVKLKENVEALIADLKRIKPASSKGIYVKRVTLSTTMGPGLVIDQSSLDA; this is encoded by the coding sequence ATGGCTAAGCTGACCAAGCGCCAAAAGGCTATCGCTGAAAAGATCGAAGCGGGCAAGTCCTACAACTTCGAAGAGGCCGCAACTCTGCTGGCTTCGCTGCCAGCTGCCAAGTTCGTCGAGTCGTTCGATGTGGCCGTTAACCTGGGCGTAGACCCGCGTAAATCCGACCAGGTCGTTCGTAGCGCTACTGTGCTGCCACACGGCACTGGCAAGACCGTTCGCGTTGCTGTGTTCACCCAGGGTCCAGCTGCCGAGGCCGCTCTGGCTGCCGGCGCTGACCGCGTAGGTATGGACGAACTGGCTGCCGAAATGAAAGGCGGCGACCTGAACTATGACGTAGTGATCGCATCACCGGATGCCATGCGCGTTGTGGGTCAACTGGGTCAGATCCTCGGTCCGCGTGGTCTGATGCCTAACCCGAAAGTTGGTACCGTTACTCCAGATGTAGCCACCGCGGTTAAAAACGCCAAGGCTGGTCAGGTTCGTTATCGCACCGACAAAAACGGTATCATCCACACTTCCGTTGGCAAGATCGGCTTCGATGCCGTCAAGCTGAAGGAAAACGTTGAAGCCCTGATCGCTGATCTAAAGCGTATCAAGCCAGCTTCCTCGAAAGGTATCTACGTCAAGCGCGTTACCCTGAGCACCACCATGGGCCCAGGTCTGGTTATCGACCAAAGCTCGCTGGACGCGTAA
- the rplK gene encoding 50S ribosomal protein L11 yields the protein MAKKITAYIKLQVKAAQANPSPPVGPALGQHGVNIMEFCKAFNARTQGLEAGLPTPVIITVYSDRSFTFETKSTPASVLLKKAAGLTSGSARPNTVKVGTVTRAQLEEIAKTKNADLTAADMDAAVRTIAGSARSMGLNVEGV from the coding sequence ATGGCCAAGAAGATTACCGCTTACATCAAGCTGCAAGTGAAGGCCGCTCAGGCTAACCCAAGCCCACCTGTTGGTCCTGCTCTGGGTCAGCACGGCGTGAACATCATGGAATTCTGCAAGGCTTTCAACGCCCGTACCCAGGGTCTGGAAGCTGGTCTGCCGACTCCAGTGATCATCACTGTCTACAGCGACCGTAGCTTCACTTTCGAAACCAAATCCACCCCTGCTTCGGTTCTGCTGAAGAAAGCGGCCGGTCTGACCAGCGGTTCCGCTCGTCCGAACACCGTTAAGGTTGGCACTGTTACCCGTGCTCAGCTGGAAGAAATCGCGAAAACCAAAAACGCGGATCTGACTGCAGCTGATATGGATGCAGCCGTGCGCACTATCGCCGGTTCTGCTCGTAGCATGGGCCTTAACGTGGAGGGTGTGTAA
- the nusG gene encoding transcription termination/antitermination protein NusG, which produces MAKRWYVVHAYSGYEKHVMRSLIERVKLAGMEDGFGEILVPTEEVVEMRNGQKRKSERKFFPGYVLVQMDMNEGTWHLVKDTPRVMGFIGGTADKPAPITDKEAEAILRRVADGSDKPKPKTLFEPGETVRVNDGPFADFNGVVEEVNYEKSRIQVAVLIFGRSTPVELEFSQVEKV; this is translated from the coding sequence GTGGCTAAGCGTTGGTACGTTGTGCATGCTTACTCGGGTTACGAGAAGCATGTCATGCGCTCGCTGATCGAGCGTGTAAAGCTGGCTGGCATGGAAGATGGCTTCGGCGAAATTCTGGTTCCCACTGAAGAAGTGGTTGAAATGCGTAATGGCCAGAAGCGCAAAAGCGAACGCAAGTTCTTCCCTGGGTATGTGCTGGTACAGATGGATATGAATGAGGGTACTTGGCACTTGGTCAAGGATACTCCTCGGGTGATGGGTTTTATCGGCGGTACTGCTGACAAACCTGCGCCAATCACTGATAAAGAAGCAGAGGCGATTCTGCGTCGCGTTGCTGACGGTAGCGACAAGCCGAAGCCGAAGACGTTGTTCGAGCCAGGTGAAACCGTTCGTGTCAATGACGGTCCTTTCGCGGACTTTAACGGTGTTGTTGAAGAAGTTAACTACGAAAAGAGCCGGATCCAAGTGGCAGTGCTCATTTTCGGTCGCTCTACTCCGGTAGAGTTGGAGTTCAGTCAGGTCGAAAAGGTCTAA
- the secE gene encoding preprotein translocase subunit SecE: protein MTPKAEAQGSRFDLLKWLVVVALVVVGVVGNQYYSASPILYRVLALLVIAAVAAFLGLQTAKGKSFFVLVKEARTEIRKVVWPTRQETTQTTLIVVAVVLVMALLLWGLDSLLGWLVSLIVG from the coding sequence ATGACTCCTAAGGCTGAAGCTCAAGGCTCTCGCTTCGATCTGCTCAAGTGGCTTGTAGTAGTCGCTTTGGTGGTGGTTGGCGTTGTAGGCAATCAGTATTACTCTGCTTCGCCGATCCTGTACCGAGTACTCGCTTTGCTTGTCATTGCTGCTGTAGCTGCCTTTTTAGGCCTGCAGACTGCCAAGGGCAAGTCTTTCTTTGTACTGGTTAAGGAAGCTCGTACCGAAATTCGTAAAGTCGTATGGCCAACTCGCCAAGAAACCACGCAGACCACTCTGATTGTAGTGGCTGTTGTTCTGGTTATGGCGTTGCTGTTGTGGGGTCTTGATTCCCTGCTCGGCTGGCTTGTTTCCTTGATTGTCGGCTAA
- the tuf gene encoding elongation factor Tu — translation MAKEKFDRSLPHVNVGTIGHVDHGKTTLTAALTRVCSEVFGSAVVEFDKIDSAPEEKARGITINTAHVEYNSNIRHYAHVDCPGHADYVKNMITGAAQMDGAILVCSAADGPMPQTREHILLSRQVGVPYIVVFLNKADLVDDAELLELVEMEVRDLLSTYDFPGDDTPIIIGSARMALEGKDDNEMGTTAVKKLVETLDSYIPEPERAIDKPFLMPIEDVFSISGRGTVVTGRIERGIVRVQDPLEIVGLRDTTTTTCTGVEMFRKLLDEGRAGENCGVLLRGTKRDDVERGQVLVKPGSVKPHTKFTAEVYVLSKEEGGRHTPFFKGYRPQFYFRTTDVTGNCELPEGVEMVMPGDNIQMTVTLIKTIAMEDGLRFAIREGGRTVGAGVVAKIIE, via the coding sequence ATGGCTAAGGAAAAATTTGATCGTTCCCTACCGCACGTCAACGTCGGCACTATCGGTCACGTTGACCATGGTAAAACCACTCTGACCGCTGCTCTGACTCGCGTCTGCTCCGAAGTTTTCGGTTCGGCCGTAGTTGAATTCGACAAGATCGACAGCGCTCCAGAAGAAAAAGCTCGCGGTATCACCATCAACACCGCGCACGTTGAGTACAACTCGAACATTCGTCACTACGCTCACGTTGACTGCCCAGGTCACGCTGACTACGTGAAGAACATGATCACCGGTGCTGCCCAGATGGACGGCGCGATCCTGGTTTGCTCGGCTGCCGATGGTCCGATGCCACAAACTCGTGAGCACATCCTGCTGTCCCGTCAGGTAGGCGTTCCGTACATCGTGGTTTTCCTGAACAAGGCTGACCTGGTAGACGACGCAGAGCTGCTGGAACTGGTTGAAATGGAAGTTCGCGACCTGCTGTCCACCTACGACTTCCCAGGCGACGACACTCCGATCATTATCGGTTCGGCTCGTATGGCGCTGGAAGGTAAAGACGACAACGAAATGGGCACCACTGCTGTCAAGAAGCTGGTGGAAACTCTGGACAGCTACATCCCAGAGCCAGAGCGTGCTATCGACAAGCCGTTCCTGATGCCAATCGAAGACGTGTTCTCGATCTCGGGCCGCGGTACCGTGGTAACTGGTCGTATCGAGCGTGGTATCGTTCGCGTACAGGATCCGCTGGAAATCGTTGGTCTGCGTGACACTACCACCACCACCTGCACTGGTGTTGAGATGTTCCGCAAGCTGCTGGACGAAGGTCGTGCTGGCGAGAACTGCGGCGTTCTGCTGCGTGGTACCAAGCGTGACGACGTTGAGCGTGGTCAGGTTCTGGTTAAGCCGGGTTCGGTTAAGCCTCACACCAAGTTCACCGCAGAAGTTTACGTTCTGAGCAAGGAAGAAGGCGGTCGTCACACTCCGTTCTTCAAAGGCTATCGTCCACAGTTCTACTTCCGTACTACTGACGTGACTGGTAACTGCGAGCTGCCAGAAGGCGTTGAAATGGTAATGCCAGGTGACAACATTCAGATGACTGTTACCCTGATTAAAACCATCGCGATGGAAGATGGTCTGCGTTTCGCTATCCGTGAAGGCGGTCGTACCGTCGGCGCTGGCGTCGTAGCCAAAATCATCGAGTAA
- a CDS encoding pantothenate kinase has translation MILELDCGNSFIKWRVLDGEAGALVAEGVVDSDEALVSGLRSLDKLSLGKCRLVSVRTEDETNLLIGFLKREFDISVVCATPAREMSGVKNGYEDYERLGLDRWLAMLGGFHLAGGACLVLDFGTAVTADFISSDGEHLGGFIGPGMPLMRNQLRTHTRKIRYGDLAAERALTSHAPGRNTVEAVERGCSLMLRGFVLTQLEMARSYWGESFSVFITGGDAELVSDVAPEARVVSDLVFVGLAMACPLS, from the coding sequence ATGATTCTTGAGCTTGATTGCGGAAACAGTTTTATCAAGTGGCGGGTGCTGGATGGCGAAGCGGGTGCCTTGGTCGCGGAAGGGGTGGTCGACTCCGATGAGGCATTGGTCAGCGGCCTTCGTTCGCTCGATAAATTGTCTCTCGGCAAATGCCGCCTTGTCAGTGTGAGAACTGAAGATGAGACCAATTTGCTGATTGGTTTTCTCAAGCGTGAGTTCGATATTTCCGTTGTCTGTGCGACGCCTGCTCGCGAAATGTCCGGCGTCAAAAATGGTTACGAAGACTACGAACGTCTTGGCCTTGATCGTTGGTTGGCGATGCTCGGTGGTTTTCATCTGGCTGGTGGGGCTTGCCTGGTTCTCGATTTCGGGACAGCGGTGACTGCTGATTTCATCTCGTCGGACGGTGAGCACCTGGGAGGCTTCATTGGTCCTGGCATGCCGCTAATGCGCAATCAATTGCGTACGCATACTCGAAAGATTCGCTATGGCGATCTGGCGGCGGAACGGGCATTGACGAGTCACGCTCCTGGGCGCAATACAGTCGAGGCAGTGGAGCGTGGCTGTTCGTTGATGCTCAGAGGATTCGTGTTGACGCAGTTGGAGATGGCGCGCTCCTACTGGGGTGAAAGCTTTAGTGTCTTCATCACAGGTGGTGATGCCGAGTTGGTGTCTGATGTCGCGCCTGAGGCTCGGGTCGTTTCCGATTTGGTGTTCGTAGGTTTGGCTATGGCATGTCCTTTGTCCTGA
- the birA gene encoding bifunctional biotin--[acetyl-CoA-carboxylase] ligase/biotin operon repressor BirA, with product MLTLLNLLKDGRFHSGQALGVALGISRSAVWKQLQHLEAELGLSIHKIRGRGYQLASPLELLDSLKIEESLAGWPVSVFDSIDSTNAESLRAVDRGQMAPFLVLAERQISGRGRRGRKWVSPFAENLYYSLVLRIDGGMRQLEGLSLVVGLAVMQALRVLGVPGAGLKWPNDVLAGRKKIAGILLELVGDPADVCHVVLGVGINVNMQATDEVDQQWTSIRLESGKSCDRNILVVELSKQLQLYLQRHQSGGFSALQAEWEANHLWQGLPVSLTAGVNQIDGVVLGIDNQGALRLKVDGVEKVFSGGELSLRLRDDS from the coding sequence ATGCTGACGTTGTTGAACCTTCTGAAGGATGGGCGATTCCATTCCGGTCAGGCTCTGGGAGTTGCCCTGGGAATTAGTCGAAGTGCAGTGTGGAAGCAGCTTCAGCACTTGGAGGCTGAGCTTGGGCTATCCATACATAAAATCCGGGGGCGGGGCTACCAGTTGGCCTCGCCACTGGAGTTGCTTGACTCGCTCAAGATAGAGGAAAGTCTTGCCGGCTGGCCTGTGAGTGTCTTCGACTCTATCGACTCTACTAACGCAGAGTCGCTGCGTGCCGTTGATCGGGGTCAAATGGCGCCCTTTCTGGTACTGGCTGAACGGCAAATCTCCGGACGTGGTCGTAGGGGGCGAAAATGGGTAAGTCCGTTTGCCGAGAACCTCTATTACAGTCTCGTATTGCGCATTGATGGTGGGATGCGTCAGCTTGAAGGGCTAAGTCTTGTTGTCGGTCTCGCGGTCATGCAAGCCCTTCGCGTGCTTGGGGTGCCAGGTGCGGGGTTGAAGTGGCCCAATGACGTTTTGGCTGGGCGAAAAAAAATCGCCGGGATCTTGCTGGAGCTGGTCGGAGACCCGGCGGACGTGTGTCATGTAGTGCTGGGTGTTGGCATTAACGTGAACATGCAAGCTACTGACGAGGTTGATCAGCAGTGGACCTCGATACGGCTTGAGTCGGGAAAAAGTTGTGATCGCAATATTCTGGTGGTTGAGCTGAGCAAGCAGTTGCAGCTTTATCTGCAGCGTCATCAGTCAGGGGGTTTCTCTGCGCTTCAGGCGGAGTGGGAAGCGAATCACTTATGGCAGGGACTGCCGGTTTCTCTCACGGCGGGTGTCAACCAGATAGATGGCGTGGTGCTGGGGATCGATAATCAAGGTGCGCTACGGCTGAAGGTGGATGGCGTGGAGAAAGTCTTTAGTGGTGGTGAGCTCAGCTTGAGGTTGCGTGATGATTCTTGA